agtactAGTTAACAACCTAAAGACTAAGaaatcaaactggtaagatatgagaggatatcaaaagagacaaacacagaaatgcataacccacaacaccagatgtacaaggaaaacccaatatgggaaaagcctcagtgagaaatgttgttggagtctactgctccaatccagcctcacaatgaaacaacatattacaatgatttagggcaccaaaccaaggagcaccaacccctactgatttagggcaccaacctaaggagcaccaacccctgcaccaagcaccaacttggtgtaatataatgaaatacaattttaatgcaatgataacACTTAGtcgcaaatgagttctgcaacacctgatcaatggatgTCTACCGGTTATCAACTTCATCTGCTTCACTGGTTAGTCCTTCTTCTGTTGGttatcagattgctctctctgatcTCTTATCGATTTCTCTCTGCCTCCTCTTTCTCAGAACCTCATCCGACACAGTATCACACTTGAATGCCTTCCTAACCTTTCAATACCTACCGATATGCTTGACTATTAAGACTATAACAGTTCAccggttactctgtctctaccAGTTAGAACCTCTCACCGGTTCAACCTGTTAACATACACTCTCTCTCTGTGAAAGAACTCTTAGACAAATAGTCTTTCTTCTTGCTCAGACTCTCTTTTCTCTCACAACTTGCATCCAACATCAATCATTCTCAGTCTCAAGTTCACATATTTATGTGTGAGGGTTCCCGCCAAAAGCAACACTCAAACGGTGGCATGTTAgggttttccttcaccaactcaatccgtATTAGATCTGATTTGATTTGCTTTTCTGGGAAGATGATCTGGATCATATTAAACAACACCCCCATCTCTTCGCCTTTCAGTGCgcgtttttctatttttggatgtctgcAACATGCTTTGCGGTGTTGCTCTGTCAATCACCTTTAATAGCTTGGTTGTTTCCTTCAGCCAACGAGTACAAGGATCAGATCGTCCTGCAAGGTCaattcaatcaccttgccaccttGTCTCCCTGGAGCCGCAACATTCTGCCATCATCCCATGATATGCAGGTTCTTCATTAATGCCGACATGCTTGTTAACTTTTACGTCGATGagcacttcaccgacctctacgtGCTTGCCACCTATtttccacctgtcatccttgtcgacatccacctatgctcagacTGCATAGTCGGTTTGACATCGTTCACCGACCAAGACATACTACTAGTTCAActtcaccttaccggtataacctaacttcaccgatGGACGTTCATACCTGCTAACCCCTTCTCTACCGATGGATTAACTTggtcttccatcaaacatgttggtccatccGCTGAATCCATTTACCGATTGCATTATACTTCTCTTGTCTATCTATGATCACATCCCTTtgttcttctttgcttgcttgtcGGTGgcccttctttaccggtagatgcttcacttcatgtgtaccggtaacataCCTTTTATGTCTgcttacacactccatccttcataccagttgacatcattacttacttcacccataccggttACCACTACCTACTCACCGGTGACCAatccatactagttgacatcaatgacgacataatgccaacaatgaagGAGTCAACAATCTAGGGaggttagagaagatttaggcttCCTAGGACAAGTGGACAAAACCACCCTCTAAGATGTAAGGATGAGAGGGAGAATATAGGAGATAAGAGAACACATAGTTTTCCTCATTCTATTGACTAAGGATGGCGTTGAagataattagctaattaaatatgaataatatttaattattttagccacaTGGTGATGAAGTGGGAGATGAGATGTAAAGATGGTGTGGATTTTAGAATTGAAGACTTAGGTTagatagataattaaataatttaggattATTTAGTTGGGATAGACTTTAGAAGAATTGTGATGAATTTggactatttaattaaataattaatatttaattaataaattgttttagaagaataagataagtgaatcaaataaataaattattcaatttatttattgatagaagaataaagccattaaatacataattaatacttatttaattatctctagtcatttttaggtgtatacaatgacAAATCAAAACATCTTTGCGACTATAAACTAGTCCTTGAGCATGAAAGGTACAAAGCAAAATGTGTATGTGTGGGAAATTATATGCATGCATAGGTGTAATACATACATGAAATGTACACACATATGGATGAGGGTAAGTGTTAAGTataaatgaaatgtgtaaataatAATAGGTGACATAAGGACAAGGGACTTGACTTTGCACAAAATTACACATTTGTCAATGTGTATATCAAGGCATTCACCtcaaaatgaatccaaaactaaacGGAAAATAGCATCGGTATGCAAATTCCTCCATGAGATTTTTTCCCTACATTGAGGTGTATGTAAATCCTTTATTGATCATGCATTTCAAAGTGTGTAACACTCACAATCATGCATTTAAAGTAAATATTTAAAAATCCAAGAATGTCATCAAGGTCCATATAAAATAATGGCCCTTGTAAGATGTCATGGTACAAGATTGCCTTCTATATATGCTCTCCATAGTACCTAAGCATGGGTAGACTTTGTAAAAACTTGTAGTgtcttcaaattttgaaaatttaaatttgaatttaggtGATCCTTGCCTTTACCCTTCCTATCTAAGGTTGACTAAACAAAAGTTTGAATGATATGTTGTTATGCCCCCATGTTGAAAAACATTTAACGTGTTTATTCTAAACATCCTATCCTCTCCTATCATCATAAACATTAACATTATCATTCACATTTAAGCAAGGAAACATTTTAGTTTGATGTACTAAAAGAAACCTAAATCTACATGAACATTCCTAAAAATATATGCATGACTAAAagaattgttttttattatttatacataTTTTTTTGCAAATTGACTAGTAGAACATGTCCTCTAAGGACACAACCACCCTACCAAGGAATTTATACTAATATTAGCCACCCTACCAAGGAATTTATACTAATACTATAATACTAATATGAGATTTGCTATTCCAAATTCCAAAACATTACAATTTGGATCACACAATTTTCAATTCTCTTCAATTATAAAGCTATGAACATTTCCACATATATTTCCCTCCATATAGAAATAAAATCTTATGTCTCTTTCGTCCTCATAATTTTTATGAAATAAATGTTCATATATGATATAAACATACACCCCATCACAAACCAATTTCTTATAATCATTTTAAAGCACTTCAAAAatgttatttttcttctttttaatgtTAGAAGGTAAACTATAGAATTAGTTTGAATTTTAATAATTGGAACTATTTTCCTCACCTTTACCTTTTCATATTATTTCTCCTTTTTTCAATAGATCCATGAAAGATGAAATCTCAAATTGTTTATAAGTAAACAAGGCATAAATATACAAGTAttattacaatatatttaaaagcTTCCTCCATCTAAACTGCCATCTGTCATGAGTAAGGAGATCCATATTGTCAAAGGAGAACTATTTTGTCAAAGGAATAAATGAAACCTAACCCAATCACACCTTATGTGACACACCATCATCCTTACCAAATTAGATTCAACCCTTTAAAATCAGcatcaaaacaaaatttcaaaatttcaataaaCATCAAAACAAGTATAAACCCCCTGCATGTTCAACTTTCAACAAAGAAAGTTACACACCTTACACATTCTTCCATCAAACATAAAAATTACAACTATGTATCTTTAAAATAGAAACAAGGAGACCTTATCTTGAAGAAAAAATAGATCTACAAATCCAAATTCAAGAACAAAATGAAGAACAGCTTTGATCAGCATGGTCagtttttaaataataaaacccAAATTGATATTTAGTTTGGTCGTTGCCATCTAATCAGTCAGATAATCTGGGTCAACCCATAATTAGAGCTTTCTTGTGAGATTTATAGGTATTCAAGTGTATAATTTGGAAATCAACCTATAATAAAGTTTAGAATCAATGCATATTTTATGCATAGTGCTAGAAAGAGTTACTTAAGATGTAATGAGTGTTAAATGAATAATTCATAATCatggaagatggatggatttgtgAACGTATAATATGGATCTCATAACAATTTGAATGATAAATATAACATTTTCTGAGTTACAATTTAAGAGTTACTACATGTCTATAATTTGACATAACGATCATACAAGAACACAGGGTTCAGAATATCCCCATGGGGACAACCATGATTTCCAGCAAGAAGAAAATTAAAACTGACTTTGACCTGCCCCAAAATGTCAGGAATAATCTCCTTGCCAATCTCTAGAGTAGAATCCtatttgttcaaattcttagttgACCTCTTTTTTGCTGCTTTACATCTGGGTTGTTGCACCCTATTGAAATTACAGGCGTTGCGCTCAGCTAGCAACTAGTTTCAGAGTAACTAGTTACTTCCTCAAACTGAAATGTAATTGGAGTGTTCAAGACTAAAATAGGGTGACCATATCAATTTCCTTGCTTCAGGATTCCAAACTGGAGTAACCATAACATTTGCCACTTACCCTTCCAAAAACACTAAATAACTTTGAGTTGTATAAATCCTCTGGAATTACAAGTACTGGATGATTATTGAATGGAATCCAAAAATCAATCTTAAGAACAATATGCATTGCAAATTCACGCAAACTAAAAACATCTATGCTATTTTGCCATCCAAAACAACAAACTTTCTCAAAATTTcagataaaataaaattcaaaccaACACCATACAATATTAAAAGACATCATAAGTTTCCAACACAGTAGATAATTAATCAGAAAAGGATACCCAAAGCCATACACATAAGAAGACATCATAAATTCCCAACAGTGTTATATAAAGAAAAGAGATTCAAAAACAGCAGCAATTACAAATATTTATCATACAATCCTGTTCATTGTAATGCATCTTTATCATAATATTGCAGAAACAAATACTAGCAATCCTAAAAAATACAAATCAACCTCAGTACAATTGTGCTTGAATAAGATGAGCCAATTGAATCCATAACTGTTCAAGCTATGATAAAAAAGCAAATAAAAACCAGACATCCTTTGTAGGAACCAGCAACAACCTTGTTACAACATGCTGTCAGTTCGTGCAGGCAACCTCCTGAGGAAATTGAGAGGAACAGAAGGAAGCTTGCTGCGAAATCTTGGATGCCTCAGCAAATACACACCAACAAGCACTGCCAACACTTGGAAAGGGATGACATAGGTCAGTGCACAAGCCAGGAAGCAGAAGGTAATAAATATAGTTGTAGCTCGAGGATCCCTCCAACTTAAGAGGGACTGAAACCTTTCTCCTTGAGTGGCGAAATCTCCAAATACAGTTTGTATCCTACCTGCAACACTTCTCAACCTGTCATAGCGCATCCTCACAATTTCAGCATTCCTGGAAGTGGGAAATGTATCAAATtcttcatccagttcatctggactAACAGCATCTGCCTGAGAGAGGCGGATATCCATATGGGGTGGATTCCGAGGCCTAAATCGGTAATGCCAAATGCCTATCAGGCACATGTACCCGAAAAAGGTTGTCAATATCAACTTTGGGTACCAGACAAGAATAAGGAACAAGATATGCACCAAAACAGTAGTAATAGGATTCTTCCAATTGCGTATATCATCAAACCATTTGCCTATAGATACAAGTCCAGACAGTACTGACATTATGCGGAAGAAGTTGGCCTTACTGCGGCGCATACTCCACATATGAGAATCCACATCTAACATATACTCCACTACCTCTCTTCTAAGAGGAGGTTCAGCCCTGTTGAGCCTCATTGCTACAGTGTTTATGGCTTGGTACCTTAGGCATTCTAGCTGAGCAACAGAAAGAGGATATAAATAGTGCATCTTAGGCAGATATGGGTGTGTGTAAATTTGCATTATATTTACCAGAGATGAACATGAGAAACGAACAGCTAGCTGAAGCTCGCCCATCTTTTTTACTCCTGAATTGTGAAGCATCAGAAGAGGGTAAGAATGGGTGTAAACTCTATCTGTCTCTAAAGTAGATAGGCGAATCCTCACCTTCCCAATCCGCATATCCTTAGCTCCTGTTGCTTTGTCAGGTACTCTGATTTGCAAATTATCAAAAACTCCCACTGTTATGACAGTACAAGGATCATAGACTTCCCAAGTGTATTGCTCATTCCACTTTGGACTAAAGCTATCTATGACCGTTCTTGTCCTAACCCATTTCTGGCCATATTTTGCAACACAGTAAGTATCAGCCATCCCTCTACCATTATTTGTCTTCACCGGAAGCAAGTTTTGGGCACTCAATATACCAACCTCCAAAATACCAATATAAGGCTTCCACAACTGCTTAGCAGTGGGCCTTAGATCACTGCTGTAAAGGGTAGATTCATCCAGCACATGATATCCGCCATCAAGACACACTCTCAAATGAATCCTACTAGAGAACTTgacttctttttcctttttcttatcCCCATCTAAGGCAATATTCTTTTCAAGATTAAACCACCTTGAGTTGACAATTCTATGATCCACACGCTTCTCAACTGCTGTCAAGGGGATTACAGTCCTTCCTAATATTTCATCCTTATTAGGACCCAACCTGTCCTCTACCGAAAGGACAAGATAATCTTCGAATGGCTCTGCTGCTACAAAAACCAAGTCTTCGTTCCACAGGGGGCTAGTGGTTTTACTCTGAgctattcttgtcttcatcatttgGTTTCCCAGCTTCACCTTAACACTTAGTTCAGGAAACCTTCCCCTATCACAGAGCAGCAAATCCTGAGCTTCAATTACATTCACTCTTACATACCACAGCTTGGGAGATAGATAAACCTTTGACCGAATGTTGGTCAACCCATCACTATGGACTGCAGCAGCATCAGAATGCCATGCTTCTGGAAATGCCTCGTCTGCCTGTGTACCCATCCACACAGACAGCATCAACTCACCTTTCACTTTTGATTCTCCATTTTTGTCCTCCAACCTATACCACTGAGGCGCCAGGGGACTATCAGGCGGCACCCTTGTGGGCACTTCGTTCAAATCAAAGCTAACCCTCCCAATAAAATCATCCTTAATAAAGCTTTTATCTTTCACAACCACCTCCAGAACACTAGACTGCAGCCGCTCCTTTGAGAATGCAAACACCTGATTCCACTCAGGATTAGACTTCTTCTCAAAGTGTTTGGTGGTTCCTTTGTAATTCCCAAGCTTCACCTCAACATAAGGATCAGAGCTTCCACTAGTTATGTCCTTTCCAGGAAGGTCCCTAGCCTTGACGACCCTGGCATACAAATACTGCATTTGCTCAACTAGATCATAGGTGCTGGTTGTCTTGTCTCTGTTTACACCCCCACCACCCAGATGGGGATTAGTTTCCTTCAGAGCATAATCCGCTGGCTGGGGAGTAGCATGCATTGTCACAGGCTTTCCCTCTGCCTTTTTCTCCTCAACAACCTTCCCCTGCTGTTGTGAACTCTGCTgtcgttgttgttgttgttgctggtgCTGCTTTCCCTCTTTCTTATCATCAACAGACTTCTCCTCTTTGCTCTTTTTCTCAGAATTTGGATTGTTTCCACCTTTTTCCTCAATGTAATACACCTTCAAGCCAAGCTCACCCTTGATATGTGAAAAAATACTCCTCTTATCCAAGGCAAACCTCTGCAACACCTCTTCACCTTGCCTGACAATGCTAGTACCTACTATCTTCACCTTACCCAAGAAGTTTCTCTGATGGGATGACTTCTTCTCGTTATAGACATTAACATCCACAGTCATGTTATGTAGGTTTGCAGGCTCAATGATGTCAAAGACCAGCTTCTGATTCCACACAGGGTTAAGGTCCTTTTGCTTTGCTTGGGTTCTAAACCTCTGGTTGTCAAAGTCCACTTCCACAAATGGACTAGCTGAACCTTGCCCATCCTTGGGCATAAGATTGTGTGCATCAATCACTTCAACTACAAGCTTTCCCTTACTCATACTGAAAAAACTCTACCTTCACAAATTTCCTTACACTTTATAAACCACACCAAACCAGaaaccaaaaaatattaaaaaagtaaAAACTCTAATACCCACAATTAAAGCCAACCTGCAAGCCTACAACCATAGGGGCCTTGAAAAACTATATCGTTTTTCCTGGTTTTGAACTTTAGGGTATGAAAACCATTTAAAAAACGTCCTTTGAACATACCTCTGTGTATTACAAGTTGGAGCTCTTCCACCAGCTGTTCCCCATTTCAGCAGAAATCAGTAAAATGCATGGGGAAAATGTAGAGAAGTTAAAAGGGCAACGTCTATTATTGAGTAGAACAAGATGCCCGAACATTAACGGCGACGTGAAGGTGGAAACAAAACAGACGTGCCGCCTAAGGAGCAACACAACCAAATGTACTGTGTTTAATCAAAAGGTTCATCCGCACACTTCATTGTACTTCCTCATCAGGCAAAAGCTTAAATATCGATCTAGTCCTCCATTTAACCCCAGTTACTTCGGGGCTCTAAATTTTACAGGCGGTTAACAGTGCAACGGAACCAAGGTGGCCATGCACGCATACAAATCCCCAATAATCAAGGAGAAAATCTCGACCATTGGATGGAGCGAATTTACAAATTCTTTAAACCGGTCACCGCTATCCCCGCCACAGATATATACACACTGAATATACTCCACGAAACAAACACATACACAATGAGTATACATCCACGCCGTAGATGCTCGACCCTTATACTCCACAGTGGTACAGTGTAGAAACGCCATCGACACTTACAGAATTAAGCACCCAATGCATGAAACTATCAGAAATATTGCTTCTCCGATTTGGATACCCTATTAACTGTCGTTATCATTTGAGCAGATTTTATGCCAGGTGGGATGATACGCGCGTCTTTTTGAAATACAGTTTGCGATTTCTATATTTTGGGCTTTGTGAGAGGCGCCGTACTTTTAGGTCCCCTGTCCCCATCAAAAGCGTGCTGAATTAATGCTAAAATATTGTGTGTTCTGCATCAGTTTCGAGATGGCAGTTTCCAGTACCAGTTGATTTGACCGTTGCCTTCATttacttcttaagacttgctctcCTTTACTCTTCTCTTGATGTGACTCCTAGTCCCTTTCCATAGTAAGTGTCTCATGGGACCGTGTCCCATATTCTAAGGGAAAGTTAGGGTGAGCTTTGGGAGTTGCACTTATCATCAAACAACTTGTTTTGCTTGAACACTTTCTTCAAGGGAATTTCATAAGCATGACTTTTGGCAAAAAAAAGTTATTAGGGTTCTTAAAGTTTTGgttttattttataataaaaattataagcACGATAGTAAGTTCATTAAAATCTAAGTCTTGTTTATACTTACTAGACATTAAATTAAGCAGGTTTATATTAGGATTCTTAAATTTTTGGTTTTCTTTAATAATACTAGCAATTGCATTTTAATGTGTAATGGGTATGTGAAGAGGTTTAGAAGATCAATTATGAAAAAAGTTGTTTTAATAGTTGCATACGTTTATGGAGTATGTGGGGTCAATTAGTAGGGCATTTAACAAATGGTGTTTGTGCAAAACAAGTATCAATATAGAAGCAAtaacttcaaatcaactatgcatccacttataggAATCCAACCACGATTGAAATAAAAACTCCAAATCAGGAAGATATATCAAGCTCCCTTACCAATAgaatcatgttatgtttgcaatggggagagaggtagaggggggagagagaggatagaaagaTGGAAAGATAGATagggaaaaatagaggaagatagagataaagatggATGTGGAGGAGAGGGATATGTAAAGGTGAAGGAGAGATAAAGAAGGAGGATCTAAAGGGATGGatatagatggaagagataaatatatagagatggagagagagggagataatgagagtgacaaatagaaaaataaagatagagatatgaagtgatacataaagaggtagagagggggagatatatatgggtagagggagatggagatattgttacaagctagggttggcgttgcaccaaaagatcgacatgtcaatgcccgatacaaccactagacttatagaatccacgggaGGCTATTAAACTATGTTGTGAATCCTTGCGAGGGacgctagcccactgccaacaatccccctcccaacgtcactcGTCGCAGCCTGCGTGAttcgaacttgtgaccaagctctgataccacttgttacaagctagggttgttgttgcaccaaaagatcgacctgtcaatgcccgatacaacgactagacttgtagaatccacaagaggttgttaaactaTGTCGCGAATCCTCgcaagggatgctggcccactaccaacaatccccatCCCAGTGTCACTCGTTGCGAcctgcgtgattcgaacctgtgaccaagctctgataccacttgttacaagctagggttgtcgttgcaccaaaagattgacctgtcaatgcctgatacaaccactagacttatagaatctacatgagcctattaaaccatgtcgtgaatccccgcgaAGGACGCTGGTCCACTGCCAACAGAGATaacaagatagagatagagggagagatgggagaagaaatatggagagataaagaggtaaagagatatagatatagaggtctaagCAGGAGATGGAAAGACAGATTggaagatagatatatatatatatatagagagagagagagagagagagagagagagagagagagagagagagagagagagagagagagagagagagagagagaggaaaaatgATAATAGGTAATTGACTATGACCCAAAAATATTGATTGAAAAATGCACACAGTTTAATCCAAAAATTATCGCAATTATTCATGGATTGTAGAAAGCTCATACAAACTCAATATtaacaaatgaaaaattattataaaattgaacgtaaatatagttaaattattaaataaaataaatttaaaaaaacaaaacaatacttcaaataaaatattaaaagtaaGATTAAACTATATAAAAATTGTTAAAGTTGAACTTTGTTATTTATATTAAAAGTTACTAGTAAAACCAAACttaaaaagttaaaataaaatgaaaccttttaaaaagtttttttaaaaaaaagaagatttTGATCATGTAATTTTTTTATCGTATTTTGATATCATAGATTGTGGAAATTTCACGCTTTTAATATAGAATATTACtatagttatttttatttttttaactcgATAATTCAAAGAAAACTTTTCAAatgaaatatttaataataaagatTTTCTTTAAtatgataaatttgaaaaaaaaaatattcaaattaatATGACCCCACTTTTTGGTCatcttttcacacacacacacacatacgaaATTTGTATGTATTATTAAATATTgctaaatcaattatcaaaatttaaaattcattcattgattaaaaaatatattataaaatatgtcTTGCATAATGTATATATGTCTCTCTTCCTCTCTATGGTTGATCAATGAATTATGCATTATAAAATAATTCATTgattaaaatataacatttttaATCAAAGAAAAATGTCATAGATGTGAATTGAGAGGTGTGAGATGGattaaaatataacattttaaaaATATGACGACTAtgttggatgacactttttggatttttctcatgagtgttgccatcaatgacaaagggggagattgttggcaaatgcacactccaatgagaaattgtaggtgattgaaggttttgtcattgatggcaaccttgcaatcatatgataccggcaagacaatatatCGGCAcgggcaacgacaaactctacatcggcacacaAAACACcggcaaaggaaggataccgacaccctggctgacctaaggcagacctaatatgcgaattataggttaagggtttatgtatgaagcagagctaaaatcggtactagatctggcatagcagatgctaatttgaagcagtacaagacattggatttgtataatccattttgtaagtcagtgtgacttcttattttgtaattgagcaatgagctctagacacttggccttcttacatgtgcaggcccctattgtaagagtaatattcacttattggccagtaagtgaatattatgggtcacaaatcccaccgaggtttttcccacaccgggtttcctcgttaaactactgtgttatggtgtgcttttcatgtggttgttgttattcttgtttactgcattattcttggtttaccggtatacaatattgatatgctttacatgttttaaatcaagtaaattcatcaaccggttagatattgatccaccccccccctcttagtatctttgggaatcctaacaattggtatcagagcagggtcctctattttcagaagcctaacagcttgaggaagatcttgacaccgatagagatggataacttgaagaaacaattggaaacaactctttcaaactatgatgcagaaaaattgaaaaatatcaaacttgaagatgatctaaaagttgctcaggatattattcaagcacttcaaaaaaatcttaccattgcaagaaataagagaagagaactttgtgaaaagatgcagaatgagaatgatgaaaaggaaactcttaatgatctggtaaacaaactgagacaagaaagcggtactacaaagaatgaaatgcagaatatgactatgagattttgcaaagaaattgaagataggaagaaaaataaagaagatctaactagaagactaaatgatgctgcaaatgaaaacacaagacttagttatgaaattgatatgttgaagacagatctgatgcatacacaaaatgactcaaatgaacttatgagacaaaaaggaatcttggaaagagaactggctactgcaaatcaaca
The nucleotide sequence above comes from Cryptomeria japonica chromosome 11, Sugi_1.0, whole genome shotgun sequence. Encoded proteins:
- the LOC131078990 gene encoding FT-interacting protein 7, with the protein product MSKGKLVVEVIDAHNLMPKDGQGSASPFVEVDFDNQRFRTQAKQKDLNPVWNQKLVFDIIEPANLHNMTVDVNVYNEKKSSHQRNFLGKVKIVGTSIVRQGEEVLQRFALDKRSIFSHIKGELGLKVYYIEEKGGNNPNSEKKSKEEKSVDDKKEGKQHQQQQQQRQQSSQQQGKVVEEKKAEGKPVTMHATPQPADYALKETNPHLGGGGVNRDKTTSTYDLVEQMQYLYARVVKARDLPGKDITSGSSDPYVEVKLGNYKGTTKHFEKKSNPEWNQVFAFSKERLQSSVLEVVVKDKSFIKDDFIGRVSFDLNEVPTRVPPDSPLAPQWYRLEDKNGESKVKGELMLSVWMGTQADEAFPEAWHSDAAAVHSDGLTNIRSKVYLSPKLWYVRVNVIEAQDLLLCDRGRFPELSVKVKLGNQMMKTRIAQSKTTSPLWNEDLVFVAAEPFEDYLVLSVEDRLGPNKDEILGRTVIPLTAVEKRVDHRIVNSRWFNLEKNIALDGDKKKEKEVKFSSRIHLRVCLDGGYHVLDESTLYSSDLRPTAKQLWKPYIGILEVGILSAQNLLPVKTNNGRGMADTYCVAKYGQKWVRTRTVIDSFSPKWNEQYTWEVYDPCTVITVGVFDNLQIRVPDKATGAKDMRIGKVRIRLSTLETDRVYTHSYPLLMLHNSGVKKMGELQLAVRFSCSSLVNIMQIYTHPYLPKMHYLYPLSVAQLECLRYQAINTVAMRLNRAEPPLRREVVEYMLDVDSHMWSMRRSKANFFRIMSVLSGLVSIGKWFDDIRNWKNPITTVLVHILFLILVWYPKLILTTFFGYMCLIGIWHYRFRPRNPPHMDIRLSQADAVSPDELDEEFDTFPTSRNAEIVRMRYDRLRSVAGRIQTVFGDFATQGERFQSLLSWRDPRATTIFITFCFLACALTYVIPFQVLAVLVGVYLLRHPRFRSKLPSVPLNFLRRLPARTDSML